From the Clupea harengus chromosome 15, Ch_v2.0.2, whole genome shotgun sequence genome, one window contains:
- the LOC105908969 gene encoding trace amine-associated receptor 13c-like, translated as MTFNEMNSTGNCLLPLKSSCSKIYSSEAAYMSLYVFAAVVVLFTMFGNLFVIISVCHLKQLHTPTNILILSLAMSDFLVGLFVMPVHLMIWIESCSLFKPAFCSFSNMISFHLTFVSIYNITFIAVDRYFALSNPFLYSKKVSLLLAFIITTHVWIVSLFYNCALLYFNGNFKHKCSGRCLPYINELWFTADLVIVFILPCATIIILYMKVFFIARRHAVAIRATLDYQNNYDSTRSERKAAKVLGILVSVFLICLIPYYICMLLFDVLAQSYDHVVNIMITLFFLNSTINPLIYALFYPWFQKSMKLIFTFRICKTDSSLMNVLSSGY; from the coding sequence ATGACCTTTAATGAAATGAACAGTACAGGTAATTGCCTACTGCCCCTCAAATCATCCTGTTCAAAGATATATTCTTCTGAGGCAGCTTACATGtcactgtatgtgtttgctgCAGTTGTGGTGTTATTTACAATGTTTGGAAACCTATTTGTaatcatctctgtctgtcatttgaAGCAACTTCATACTCCAACCAATATCCTTATCCTCTCTCTTGCTATGTCTGATTTTCTGGTGGGTTTATTTGTGATGCCTGTGCATTTAATGATTTGGATTGAATCTTGCTCACTGTTTAAGCCAGCATTTTGTTCCTTCTCTAATATGATTAGTTTCCATTTAACTTTTGTCTCTATATATAATATTACTTTCATTGCTGTAGACCGTTACTTTGCCTTAAGTAACCCTTTCCTCTACTCCAAGAAGGTTTCACTCTTACTAGCATTTATTATCACAACACATGTCTGGATTGTGTCACTGTTTTACAACTGTGCACTTCTTTACTTTAATGGGAACTTCAAGCACAAATGTTCGGGTAGATGTCTTCCTTACATAAATGAACTGTGGTTTACTGCTGATCttgtaattgtttttattttaccaTGTGCTACCATTATAATTCTGTACATGAAAGTTTTCTTCATAGCTAGAAGGCATGCAGTCGCAATCAGGGCAACTTTGGACTACCAGAACAATTACGACTCAACAAGATCAGAGAGAAAAGCTGCCAAAGTTCTTGGAATTCTTGTATCAGTCTTTCTGATATGTTTAATACCCtattatatttgtatgttgCTGTTTGATGTATTAGCCCAGTCATATGACCATGTAGTGAATATCATGATAACCCTCTTTTTCCTCAACTCCACCATCAACCCCCTAATTTATGCTCTGTTCTATCCTTGGTTTCAGAAAAGTATGAAACTAATTTTCACATTCAGAATATGCAAGACCGACTCCTCACTGATGAATGTGCTCTCAAGTGGTTACTGA
- the LOC105908967 gene encoding trace amine-associated receptor 13c-like — protein sequence MDLTVVTELNLCLNYTCEYAHKTTVTVLLNACVTAVIILTVCGNLLVIISISHFKQLHTPTNFLILSLATADMMVGVTVMPLQFITKTLCWHMSTTLCYFSLLCSTHFTFVSIYNVTLISLDRFYALSNPFQYSNNITLKVTSVLICLNWFVSLCYNLFFIYLNVTGNGDVVCFGECPVVVNETWAVTDLFVTFVIPCSVMIILYTKIFAIARKHAKNINITRNHGECVPKASERKAATTLGILVVVFVTCLLPYFLCIELIPIIPYTLFDQVLDATLTIVHLNSTFNPIIYALFYPWFQRCAKLILMLNIFNPGSSLINVLSKN from the coding sequence ATGGATCTCACTGTTGTGACTGAACTGAACCTTTGCTTAAATTACACATGTGAATATGCTCATAAGACAACAGTGACTGTACTTCTCAATGCATGTGTGACAGCAGTGAtcattctgactgtgtgtggaaaCTTGCTTGTGATCATCTCCATCTCGCACTTCAAGCAGCTCCACACACCGACAAACTTCTTAATTCTTTCTCTTGCTACAGCTGACATGATGGTTGGTGTCACTGTCATGCCATTGCAGTTTATAACAAAAACCTTATGCTGGCACATGAGCACTACACTTTGCTATTTTTCACTGCTGTGCTCAACCCACTTCACCTTTGTTTCTATTTACAATGTGACGTTAATTTCCCTGGATCGGTTTTATGCTCTGAGCAACCCATTTCAGTACTCAAACAATATCACCCTCAAAGTCACCTCTGTTCTTATCTGCTTGAATTGGTTCGTTTCATTGTGCTATaatctgttttttatttatttaaatgtaactGGAAAtggtgatgtggtgtgttttgGGGAGTGCCCTGTAGTGGTGAATGAGACTTGGGCAGTCACAGACCTTTTTGTTACTTTCGTCATACCGTGTTCTGTGATGATTATTttgtacacaaaaatatttgcTATTGCtagaaaacatgcaaaaaacatcaacatcaccagAAATCATGGCGAATGCGTTCCTAAAGCTTCAGAAAGGAAAGCAGCCACCACACTTGGAATTctagttgttgtgtttgtcacatgtttgttacCCTACTTCTTGTGTATTGAGTTGATTCCTATTATTCCATATACATTATTTGATCAGGTCCTTGATGCAACTCTGACCATAGTACACCTGAACTCTACTTTTAATCCAATCATTTATGCACTCTTCTACCCCTGGTTCCAAAGATGTGCAAAACTCATTCTCATGCTAAACATTTTCAATCCTGGCTCCTCTCTAATAAATGTACTTTCAAAAAATTGA